GGGTCACGGGACAGAGGATAAGGTAGACGGGGCTGAGGACGGCCGCGCGGGGGAGGAGCCGGGTCTCTCGCTGGGTGGGCTTGCGCAGGATTCGTTGTGGCCGGGCAAGGTGTGGGACCGCAGAGCCTGGGATCGCGGGTCGCTGACGCGGCTGGGTGTGGTGTTTGTGGTGCTGACGGTGTGCTCGTGGCTGGGGATCGCGCTTTCGCGGCAGTCGGGCGGAGTGGCGACGATCTGGCTGAGCAACGGAATTCTCTTTGGGTTGGTGATCACGCAGCCGCGCGAGCAATGGCTGGCCTATTTCGTGGCGGGGTTGGTGGCGGATACGGCGGCCGATGCTCTGTGGGGCGATGGGTTCTGGCTGCCGCTGGGCGTGTCGCTGGCGAACTCGGTGGAAGTGGTGACGTCGTGCCTGGTGCTGACGCGGCTGTTCGGGCATCCTTTCAATCTCTCGCGGCGGCGGCCGCTGCTGGGGTTCCTTGGAGTTTCGGTGGTGTGCGCGGCGGCGCTGACGAGCGCGCTCGGCGCAAGCTGGACGCTGCTCTGGGTGAATGCGGGGCCGTGGCTGCAGCTGTTCCGGACGTGGTACCTGGGCGACATGCTGGGGATGGCGTTGATGGCTCCGCTGACCTTCATGCTGCAGCGCGAGGACTTCTTTTCGATCCTGCATCCGGAGCGGCTGGCGAATACGCTGCTTCTGCTGGTGGTTCCGGCGGCGGCGACGCTGCTGGTGTTCTCGCATAACGGGGACCCGCTGATCTTCTTCCTGTTTCCGGCGCTGATGCTGATTGTGTTTCGGCTAGGGTTTCCGGGGACGGTGGTAACGATCTTTGTGGTTGCGCTGGTCTCGATTGGGATGACGGTGAAGGGGCACGGGCCGCTGATGTTGATCCGGGGCGATCATGTGTTGCTGCACCGGATTGTGGTGGACCAGATCTTCCTGGCGGTGGCGATCTTTACGCTGTTTCCAGTGGCAGCGTTGCTGGAAGAGCGGGCTGCGCTGCAGTTGTGCCTGGAGGCGAGCGAGGCGCGGTATCGGAGCCTGGCATCGCTGGATGAGCTTACGGGGCTGGCGAACCGGCGGGCTTTCAATCAGCGGCTGGGGCAGGAGATGGAGAACGAGCAGGAGCTTGCGTTGTTGTTGATCGACGCGGATCTCTTCAAGCGTTACAACGACCACTTCGGCCATGTGATGGGGGATGAGTGTCTGCAGGCGCTGGCGGAGGTGATCAGCGGCGCGGCGACGGTGCCGGACGCCTTCGTCTCGCGGTTTGGAGGAGAAGAGTTTGCAGTGATTCTGCCGCGGACGGGGCTGCAACAGGCGCGGATGGTGGCGGAGCAGATACGAGCGGCAGTGATGGAGATGGGGCTGCCGCATCCGGCGACGCAGTCCGGATTTCAGACGGTAAGCATCGGAGTTGCGGCGTTTGGGGCTGAGGGGCGTGGGGTGGTGGCGGACCTGGTGGGACGGGCGGATATGGCTCTTTACCGCGCAAAGGACTCTGGGAGAAACCGCGTCGTTGCGGAGTAGTGGTTGCGTCCCGCAGAACGGTGATTCCATGATCCGCATACGTCCCATCCATCCTCGCAACAACGCGAGGATGGATGGGGCACCGAGTTGTTGAGGCCGGTCAGGACTCCTGGCGCACTATGCTCGTTGCGGGAGATGCGAGAGTCCGCGGCGGGCGGCACATCCAGAACGGCTGAGTATCCGTTACTAATTTGTGTTTGACTTGCAGCGCATTAGACCCTATCTTTTCTGCAATCGTAAGCGGGCCACTTAGATTTTGTTCGCGGGCTTCCCTGTTTTCCAGCGGGATGTCCTCTTTTCGTCGCGCCTTCGCGGGCAACCGATGACGAGAGTTCTGCGAAGGTGTAACGATTTCGGGCGCCCGAGCACTAGACCCTGAAACGAAAAAGACTACATCCACACTCACGTTTCAGTACGCGCCGAACGTGCGCGAAGCTGCTTGAGGCAGCCATTCCATTCAGGAACTCGATTGACGGTAGGCAATGCAAAAAAATAAGCGAACTCGGCAGTCTTCGCCGCAAGCGGGCGGGCAATTCTTTTCGGGGTTGAATCTCTCTCCCTCAGGGCTTCTGTTCGGGTTGCTGATCTTTCTCTTTGCTGCCGTAAGCGCGCACGCGCAATCGACGTTCAATATCACCTCGGCAACTTTTGGAGCGAATGCGGCGACCAGCATTCCGGCGGGAATCAATGGGGTCACGCTGGAGCTTGGCGGAACGTTGCCGAGTGCGGCGCAACAGGCCGCGGCAGGCTATCTCGGCTGTTTCTACACGGGCTATGGAAGCACGACGGGGCTTCCGCTGTCGCTGCCCAATGGAACGAATGCGGAGCCGCTGACTGTTCCCGCGTCCACGATCCAAGGGATTCCGGCTGCGAACTTCACTGCGGCCAATAGCTATACGGTGACCGCTTACGTGTACTTTGTCGCGGCGGACAGCGCGTGTGATGGCAACTTCGATGCGAGTCTGACGAACCGTTTTCCGGTGAGTGTCGTTGCTCCTTCCTTGGGCGCTTATATGGGGCCGCTGGCGGTTCCGCAGACGAACTCCGCGACGAGCCTTCGCGCGGCCCCGCTGACGCTGACGCTTCCGGCGAGCGGGATCCTTCCGAGCACATCGACGCTGGGCACGACCACCGTGACGTTTGGCGGCTTTGGCAGTGTCACCCCGGTGGCCACGCTCTCCACGTCTACGCTGACGGTCCCAGTGCCTGCGGCGTTCGCGTCGTCGGACGTGGGGACAACGGCATCTCTCCAGGTTTGCAATACGTTTGGCAGCAGCACGCCTGTATGCACGACGCCCACGCCAGCGATCACGTTGACCGTTGCGGCGCTGGTGGCGAGCTCGGGCACGATCACGGCAACTCCGACGCCGGTTACGGTGACGGGGCAGACGGTTCTTACGGCGCAGTTTGCGAAGGCGGGTAGCGCGGGCCAGGGTGTGAATCCCGGAGCGCCATCGGGATCAGTGACCTTCACCGCCGATGGTGCGACGGTTCCGGCGGCGAGCCTGGTGCTGGATACGACTGCGACCTTCGCTACACAGACGACATCGATTACGGCTCCGGCCGCGCCGACTCCGACGATTACTCCGGCGGCGGGAAGCTACCTGGGAGCGCAGACGATTACGATCGCGGACAGTGATCCGACGGCGACGATCTACTACACGCAGGACGGAAGCACGCCGACGAATGGATCGACGCTTTATACGGCACCGTTCAGCATCAGCACGTCGCAGACGATCAACGCCATCGCGGCGGTTGCGGGTGATCTGAACAGCGCGGTCGCCTCGGTGGCTTATGTGGTCACGGTGCGGCCGCCGACGCATCTTGCGTTCCAGGTGCAGCCAGTCACCACGGCGTTGAATACAGCTATTGTGCCGGCGGTGCAGGTGGCTCTGCTGGATTCGACGAATACTGTTGTGCCGGGCGCTACGAACGCGGTGACGCTGCAGCTGCGGGCGAATCCGGGAGAGTCGACGCTCGCCGGGACGTTGACTGTGAATGCGGTAAACGGGATCGCGACGTTCCCCGACCTCTCTTTGAACAGCCTGGGGACGGGATACACGTTGTATGCGCATAGCGGAACCCTGACGGGGGTCGAGAGCAACGCGTTCAACATTACGCCTCCAGCGATCACGCTGACGGTGCAGAGCACGGTTCCGGCTGGACTGGTGGGCGTTGGTGCGACACTGAACGGCAGCTTCACGCTGGGCGCTCCGGCTCCGGCGGGCGGTCTGACCGTGAACCTGACGAGCGGAACTCCCGCGAATGTGACGATCGCTCCGGCGACGGTCACGGTGGCTGCGGGCGGGACGACAGGCAGCTTCACCTATACCGGGGTAGCGGCGGGCAATTCGACGCTCTCGGCGTCGGCGACGGGATACCAGACGGGCACGATCGTGACGACGGGCACGGTGGCGCAGGTGAGCCTGGGCGTGATTCCAGCGGTGGCTCCAGGACAGACGCAGAGCCTGGCGCTGAGCCTGGCGACGGCGGCCCCGGCGGGCGGAACGACGGTGACGTTCACCATTGCGAACCCGACCATCGCCACGGTGACACAGAGCATCTTCGTTCCGGCGGGCCAGTTCACGGCAGCCACGAATCCACAGGTTGCAGGTGTGCTGATTGGAACGACGACGGTGACGGCGAACGCTCCGGGTTACGCTCCGGCGACGCGCGCGGTTACGGTGACGGTGACGGCGACGTTCAACCCCGGAACGACGAACATCAACCTGATCACGTCGACGAACACCTTGCTGCAGATCTCGGCCCCGGCCCCGGCGGGCGGTATCAAGTTCAACCTGACTTCGAGCGATCCGACGAAGGCCACGGTCCCGGCCAGCGTGACGGTGATCCAGGGCGGAACGAACGTGAAGGTTCC
This Granulicella aggregans DNA region includes the following protein-coding sequences:
- a CDS encoding GGDEF domain-containing protein, with protein sequence MSRGHGTEDKVDGAEDGRAGEEPGLSLGGLAQDSLWPGKVWDRRAWDRGSLTRLGVVFVVLTVCSWLGIALSRQSGGVATIWLSNGILFGLVITQPREQWLAYFVAGLVADTAADALWGDGFWLPLGVSLANSVEVVTSCLVLTRLFGHPFNLSRRRPLLGFLGVSVVCAAALTSALGASWTLLWVNAGPWLQLFRTWYLGDMLGMALMAPLTFMLQREDFFSILHPERLANTLLLLVVPAAATLLVFSHNGDPLIFFLFPALMLIVFRLGFPGTVVTIFVVALVSIGMTVKGHGPLMLIRGDHVLLHRIVVDQIFLAVAIFTLFPVAALLEERAALQLCLEASEARYRSLASLDELTGLANRRAFNQRLGQEMENEQELALLLIDADLFKRYNDHFGHVMGDECLQALAEVISGAATVPDAFVSRFGGEEFAVILPRTGLQQARMVAEQIRAAVMEMGLPHPATQSGFQTVSIGVAAFGAEGRGVVADLVGRADMALYRAKDSGRNRVVAE